From the genome of Streptomyces sp. NBC_01317, one region includes:
- a CDS encoding MFS transporter gives MPPHAISAPAENGTTPPPPAHRDGNVLRWLGAYTASMVGSNVYFVALAWAAARTGSPAQAGLVLAVGSVPRAALMLGGGVVADRFGPRLVVIGSDAARCVFILGMAAVLMFISPSVWLLATVALVFGAVDALFLPAVGALPPRITAPGQLVRVQGMSGLATRFANVAGAPIGGLTVAIGGSASAFTAAGVLFAVSLPLLLSVRIGGLPGAQGEKGDRGADDEHAEETVTAGEESPVPHDVIPGPRDGADARRERAEEAGAAPGAEKRTGGADAASPGAGRALLDGLRYIRHHRVLAPLILVSAITQLGFVGPLNIGLVLVSEERGWGASGLGWIIAAFSAGAAGASLLLTVRGRVPRAGFVMCASTIVGSVAIACIAYAPSVALASVAAVCVGLLAGLGGALSAALVQTQTEPGYLGRVTSVSTLFGLGIAPLVYPVMGVAIGAWGSGPVFVASAALCAAGTTFGLCVKQLRLAELPT, from the coding sequence ATGCCCCCACATGCGATATCAGCGCCCGCCGAGAACGGGACCACCCCCCCACCCCCCGCGCACCGCGACGGAAACGTATTGCGCTGGCTCGGCGCCTACACCGCGTCGATGGTCGGCAGCAACGTCTACTTCGTGGCCCTCGCCTGGGCCGCCGCCCGGACCGGCAGCCCCGCTCAGGCCGGCCTGGTCCTCGCCGTCGGATCGGTGCCCCGCGCCGCGCTGATGCTCGGCGGCGGAGTGGTCGCGGACCGCTTCGGACCCCGCCTGGTGGTCATCGGCAGCGACGCGGCACGCTGCGTCTTCATCCTCGGCATGGCGGCCGTGCTGATGTTCATCAGCCCCTCCGTCTGGCTGCTGGCCACGGTCGCGCTCGTCTTCGGCGCGGTCGACGCGCTGTTCCTGCCGGCGGTCGGCGCGCTGCCGCCCCGGATCACCGCCCCCGGCCAACTGGTCAGGGTGCAGGGCATGAGCGGGCTCGCCACCCGTTTCGCCAACGTCGCGGGAGCGCCGATCGGCGGTCTGACGGTGGCCATCGGCGGCTCGGCGTCGGCCTTCACCGCGGCGGGCGTGTTGTTCGCGGTGTCGCTGCCGCTGCTCCTGAGCGTACGGATCGGCGGGCTGCCCGGTGCGCAGGGTGAGAAGGGGGACCGGGGCGCCGACGACGAGCACGCCGAGGAGACCGTGACGGCGGGGGAGGAGAGCCCCGTACCGCACGACGTGATCCCGGGGCCGCGCGACGGCGCTGACGCGCGTAGAGAGCGGGCGGAAGAGGCCGGGGCGGCCCCGGGTGCGGAGAAGCGGACGGGCGGGGCGGACGCCGCGTCCCCCGGCGCCGGCCGCGCACTCCTCGACGGCCTGCGCTACATCCGCCACCACCGCGTCCTCGCCCCGCTGATCCTCGTCAGCGCCATCACCCAGCTGGGTTTCGTGGGACCCCTCAACATCGGCCTCGTCCTGGTGTCCGAGGAGCGCGGATGGGGTGCGTCGGGCCTGGGCTGGATCATCGCCGCGTTCAGCGCGGGCGCCGCCGGGGCCTCGCTGCTGCTGACGGTCCGCGGCCGGGTCCCCCGGGCCGGATTTGTCATGTGCGCTTCTACGATCGTCGGCTCGGTCGCCATCGCCTGCATCGCGTACGCCCCGTCGGTGGCCCTCGCCTCCGTCGCCGCCGTCTGCGTCGGACTGCTCGCGGGCCTGGGCGGCGCGCTGTCCGCAGCGCTCGTCCAGACCCAGACGGAACCGGGCTACCTGGGCCGGGTCACCTCGGTCTCGACGCTCTTCGGCCTGGGCATCGCCCCGCTCGTCTACCCGGTCATGGGCGTGGCCATCGGCGCCTGGGGCTCAGGACCGGTGTTCGTGGCCAGCGCGGCACTCTGCGCGGCGGGCACGACGTTCGGGCTGTGCGTCAAGCAGCTCCGCCTGGCCGAACTGCCCACCTGA
- a CDS encoding TIGR03085 family metal-binding protein, with the protein MSTHAKRERLLLADLLETAGPEAPTLCDGWTARDLAAHVVVRERRLDAAGGTMLPALKNRLDRVQGEFAAKPYEELIELIRTGPPKMSPFSIKQLDEAANTSEFYIHAEDVRRAQPDWTPRELDRVFADSLWSRLEKGARLMGRKSPAGLVLRRTDGRTAVARKGAPVVTVTGEPGELLLFLSGRQAAADVQVEGDKDAVTRVLEAKLGI; encoded by the coding sequence ATGTCGACCCATGCAAAGCGTGAACGACTTCTGCTCGCCGACCTGTTGGAGACCGCGGGCCCCGAGGCGCCGACCCTCTGCGACGGCTGGACCGCCCGGGACCTGGCCGCTCATGTGGTGGTGCGTGAGCGCCGGCTCGACGCGGCGGGGGGAACGATGCTGCCCGCGCTCAAGAACCGGCTGGACCGGGTCCAGGGCGAATTCGCCGCGAAGCCGTACGAGGAGCTGATCGAGCTGATCCGTACGGGACCGCCGAAGATGTCCCCCTTCTCCATCAAGCAGCTCGACGAGGCGGCGAACACCTCGGAGTTCTACATCCACGCCGAGGACGTCCGGCGGGCGCAGCCCGACTGGACTCCGCGCGAGCTGGACCGGGTCTTCGCGGACTCGCTGTGGTCGCGGCTGGAGAAGGGCGCCCGGCTGATGGGGCGCAAGTCCCCGGCGGGTCTGGTGCTGCGGCGGACGGACGGCCGGACGGCGGTGGCCCGCAAGGGCGCGCCGGTGGTGACGGTCACGGGCGAGCCGGGCGAGCTGCTGCTGTTCCTCTCGGGGCGCCAGGCCGCGGCGGACGTGCAGGTGGAGGGCGACAAGGACGCGGTGACGCGGGTGCTGGAAGCGAAGTTGGGCATCTGA
- the hisI gene encoding phosphoribosyl-AMP cyclohydrolase — translation MSSTTAEPGPTGGLDPAIADRLKRSADGLIPAIAQQFDTGEVLMLGWMDDEALHRTLTTGRCTYWSRSRREYWVKGDTSGHVQHVKSVALDCDADTVLVQVDQVGAACHTGARTCFDEDVLPLGR, via the coding sequence ATGAGCAGCACGACCGCGGAGCCGGGACCGACCGGCGGCCTCGACCCCGCCATCGCCGACCGCCTCAAGCGCAGCGCCGACGGACTGATCCCGGCCATCGCCCAGCAGTTCGACACCGGCGAGGTGCTGATGCTCGGCTGGATGGATGACGAGGCCCTGCACCGCACCCTCACCACGGGCCGCTGCACCTACTGGTCCCGCAGCCGCCGGGAGTACTGGGTCAAGGGCGACACCTCCGGCCACGTCCAGCACGTGAAGTCCGTCGCCCTGGACTGCGACGCGGACACCGTCCTTGTCCAGGTCGACCAGGTCGGCGCCGCCTGCCACACCGGGGCCCGCACCTGCTTCGACGAGGACGTCCTGCCGCTCGGCCGGTGA